Proteins encoded by one window of Manihot esculenta cultivar AM560-2 chromosome 10, M.esculenta_v8, whole genome shotgun sequence:
- the LOC110624358 gene encoding putative disease resistance protein RGA4: MAEQIPFSIAENLLTKLASIASEEVTLVHGFKKDLRKLQITLSTIKAILVDAEEKQEESLAVKNWVRRLREVVYDADDLFDDVATEGLRRKVEGEGRMVRKVCDFFSSSNQIAFRFKMGHNIKDIRERLDEIAKEISDFGFIIRKEVGVWFGGLGKTALAQLVFNDEKVVNYFDLKLWVCVSEESNVETLVKLILKSAGNNEVPNLSLERLQIRLRQCLEGKKYLLVLDDVWNVNNRIWSQLRKYLMVGAIGSRILVTTRSKRVALAMGVDSPYALQGLTEDQSWDLFEKLAFREGTGRVNSNLIEIGKEIAKKCKGVPLAIRAIGGIMQLRSSESEWLSVLENELWKVFESDGDISQVLKLSYDVLPYHLKQCFAYCTMFPKDYEFRKDRLIQLWMAQGYVQSRGQNENENAEEIGEGYFNELLFRSFFQEYNYCYKMHDLIHDLAQSIAGDSCFVANDNTKFPDRVQHVFSGNLSFEECFRQLKNKGLRTLFCPCFCDGLRLNLDSIFSNCRSIRALSFGRNIYGLPDSIGKLKYLRYLEFSSSKISSLPNCICSLYNLQTLILWECWGLKELPTDMRRLICLRQLINIGCSRLEFMPLGLGRLTNLQTLSTFVVGTLESSLVNFKEKKHLQCLRLRWDGRGDSNSGNSELLLDNLHPHPNLKELNVVCYEGVRFSNWLSSITNLVNITLYKCPKCEHLPPLDNLPYLEILNLSYFDSLEYISDEYNLFSSLSTSAATFFPSLKILKLDVCPNVKRWWRTRMEAKMVPQFPCLSKLTIANCPNLTLMPMFPSLDMELHLSYAHIRPLHYTLQMSATASAVPSTSSSVTSPFSKLKTLWLQGIENLASLPGEWMQNLSFLEKLFLSYCMEISDEDERGIFKWRYLVSLRDLSLYNLSNLVSLPRELQYVTTLQRLSIHECSNLRALPNWIGNLTALENLNIHYCSKLKSLPRGMRQITTLHKLSVTRCPHLSERCAHDMAADWPNISHIPNIQINGNDIQREGREFSEFSDSVSPELFENKIVEAMNSQIL; encoded by the exons atggctgaacaaatcccattCAGCATTGCAGAAAACTTACTAACAAAGTTGGCCTCAATTGCTTCTGAAGAAGTTACTTTGGTGCATGGCTTCAAAAAGGATCTTAGGAAGCTTCAAATTACTCTCTCCACCATCAAAGCAATACTTGTGGATGCTGAGGAGAAGCAAGAGGAGAGCCTTGCAGTAAAGAACTGGGTAAGGAGGCTTAGAGAGGTTGTCTATGATGCAGATGACTTGTTCGATGATGTAGCAACTGAAGGTTTGAGAAGGAAGGTTGAAGGTGAGGGAAGAATGGTTAGGAAGGTATGCGACTTCTTTTCTTCCTCAAATCAAATTGCATTTCGTTTCAAGATGGGTCATAATATTAAAGATATTAGAGAGAGGCTAGATGAAATCGCCAAAGAAATATCTGACTTTGGCTTTATAATTAGGAAGGAAGTTGGAGTAT GGTTTGGTGGCTTAGGAAAGACTGCACTTGCCCAATTAGTGTTTAATGATGAGAAAGTAGtgaattattttgatttgaagttatggGTATGTGTTTCTGAGGAGTCAAATGTTGAAACACTGGTTAAACTCATCCTTAAAAGTGCAGGCAATAATGAAGTGCCCAACTTGTCTTTGGAACGGTTACAAATTCGCCTTAGACAATGTTTAGAAGGCAAAAAGTACTTGTTGGTGTTGGATGATGTGTGGAACGTGAACAATAGGATTTGGAGTCAATTGAGGAAATATTTGATGGTTGGTGCCATAGGGAGTAGAATTTTAGTAACTACTCGCAGTAAGAGGGTTGCTTTAGCTATGGGTGTAGACTCTCCGTATGCTTTACAGGGTCTAACAGAAGATCAATCATGGGATCTATTTGAGAAGCTAGCATTTAGAGAGGGAACAGGAAGAGTGAATTCAAATCTAATAGAAATTGGGAAAGAAATTGCAAAGAAGTGCAAAGGAGTTCCACTTGCAATTAGAGCTATAGGAGGCATAATGCAACTAAGAAGTAGTGAAAGTGAATGGTTGTCTGTCCTAGAAAATGAGTTGTGGAAGGTCTTCGAGAGTGATGGTGATATTAGTCAAGTGTTGAAATTGAGTTATGATGTCTTACCGTACCATTTAAAGCAGTGTTTTGCATACTGCACAATGTTTCCAAAAGACTATGAGTTTCGTAAGGATAGATTAATTCAGTTGTGGATGGCACAAGGCTATGTTCAGTCTCGGGgtcaaaatgaaaatgaaaatgcagaggagattggggaaggatactTCAATGAATTGTTATTTAGGTCATTTTTCCAAGAGTATAATTATTGTTATAAAATGCATGACCTTATCCATGACCTTGCACAGTCAATAGCAGGGGATAGTTGTTTTGTAGCTAATGATAATACTAAATTTCCTGATAGAGTCCAACATGTGTTTTCTGGAAATTTGTCTTTTGAGGAATGCTTCAGGCAGCTAAAAAATAAAGGATTGAGGACACTGTTTTGTCCATGTTTTTGTGATGGATTAAGGTTGAATTTAGATAGTATCTTTTCAAATTGTAGGAGCATACGTGCTTTGAGTTTTGGAAGGAATATCTATGGATTGCCAGATTCAATTGGAAAGTTGAAATACCTGAGGTATCTTGAATTTTCTAGTTCTAAAATCAGTTCACTTCCAAACTGCATTTGCAGCTTGTATAATTTGCAAACTCTAATACTCTGGGAATGTTGGGGTCTTAAAGAATTACCTACAGACATGAGGAGATTGATTTGTCTCAGACAACTTATTAATATTGGTTGTAGTAGGCTTGAATTCATGCCATTGGGGTTGGGGAGATTAACAAATCTGCAGACTTTGTCAACTTTTGTTGTGGGAA CTTTGGAGTCCAGCCTAGTAAATTTCAAGGAAAAGAAACACCTTCAGTGCTTAAGATTAAGGTGGGATGGCAGAGGAGATAGCAATAGTGGAAATAGTGAGTTGTTGTTGGATAACCTACACCCTCACCCGAACTTGAAAGAATTGAACGTTGTGTGCTATGAAGGTGTGAGGTTTTCAAATTGGCTTTCTTCTATCACAAATCTCGTCAATATTACTTTATATAAATGTCCGAAATGTGAGCATTTGCCGCCATTGGACAATCTGCCTTATCTGGAAATTCTCAATCTTAGCTATTTCGATTCTCTGGAGTACATATCCGatgaatataatttattctCTTCTTTATCTACATCAGCAGCAACATTCTTTCCATCTCTAAAGATTCTTAAACTCGATGTTTGCCCTAATGTGAAAAGGTGGTGGAGAACACGTATGGAAGCAAAGATGGTGCCTCAATTTCCTTGTCTTTCTAAATTAACCATCGCGAATTGCCCTAACCTCACTTTGATGCCAATGTTTCCATCACTAGACATGGAGCTTCATCTTTCCTATGCCCACATAAGACCATTGCATTATACATTGCAGATGTCTGCAACGGCTTCTGCAGTACcatcaacctcttcttcagttaCTTCTCCTTTTTCCAAATTAAAGACTCTGTGGTTACAGGGTATTGAGAATCTAGCATCTCTACCTGGAGAGTGGATGCAGAACCTCAGCTTCCTTGAGAAACTATTTCTTAGCTACTGCATGGAAATTAGTGATGAGGATGAGCGTGGCATATTCAAATGGAGATATCTTGTTAGTCTTCGAGATCTCTCTCTCTATAATCTTTCAAATCTGGTGTCTCTACCAAGGGAGCTTCAATATGTTACCACCTTGCAACGTCTCTCTATCCACGAATGTTCTAATTTGAGGGCTTTGCCTAACTGGATAGGCAACCTCACAGCACTCGAAAATTTAAATATCCACTACTGCTCTAAATTGAAATCGCTACCAAGAGGAATGCGTCAAATCACCACTTTACACAAGTTGAGTGTTACCCGTTGCCCCCATTTGTCTGAAAGATGCGCACATGATATGGCTGCAGATTGGCCCAACATTTCTCACATCCCAAATATCCAGATAAATGGAAATGATATTCAAAGGGAGGGCCG TGAATTTTCTGAATTTTCTGATTCGGTCTCTCCTGAATTATTTGAGAATAAGATAGTGGAAGCCATGAATTCCCAGATTCTTTGA